In the genome of Hevea brasiliensis isolate MT/VB/25A 57/8 chromosome 14, ASM3005281v1, whole genome shotgun sequence, the window ATAATTTAGAATTATGACATAAAAAAGACTAAGTTTGAACTATACATATAtggaaagaaaattaattaaattgtagcCAAATAATAAGAGAAATTTAGTTTGGTTAATTAAATTTGGATTGGACGCAGCTGTGATTCACCCATTTGCGGAACACATATCATACTTCATGCTATTCTCAATACCAATGTTGACAACCTTGTTTATTGGAACGGCCTCCGCTGCAAGTATATATGGTTACATTACTTTCATCGACTTCATGAACAATATGGGCCACTGCAACTTCGAGCTCATTCCCAATTGGCTCTTTTCCATTTTCCCTCCTCTCAAGTACCTTATGTACACCCCTTCGTGAGTATCATCCTTTTTAAAGTATCATCCTCCTTTGTCCTTTTCAACGCTACATTGCGTATATTTTTGTATTTCTTATAtattagtttcttttttttttttttaaaaaaaaagaaaaaagaaaaagagaagataGACCATACTGCTCTACTTTGACATCCAATAACTAATGCATATACTGCAggttccattctcttcaccacaCTCAGTTCCGAACCAATtactctcttttcatgcccatctaCGATTACATATACGATACAGTGGATAAATCTTCTAACACCCTTTACGAACGTTCACTCAAAAGAAAGGAGGAGTTCCCTGATGTTGTGCACCTAACCCATATTACCTCCCCGCAGTCCATCTATCACCTACGGCTGGGATTTCCCTACTTGGCCTCCAGCCCCGAGACATCCAAATGGTACCTCTGCTTAATGTGGCCTGTCACCCTGGGGACCATGATGTTGACTTGGATTTATGGTCGTACATTTGTAGTTGAGAGGCTTCGCTTTGACAAACTCACATTGCAAACCTGGGTCATACCCAAATACAATATCCAGGTATATCATCAATTGATTATTCTATTAACCATTTTGTTCTTACTGTCTTCCCACTCCATTACTGTGTTTTCTTGATGCAGTATTTCAGGCGTTACCAAAATCAATCCATTAATCACATGATTGAAGTAGCCATACTCGAAGCTGAGCAAAAAGGCGTTAAAGTGTTGAGTCTTGGTCTCTTGAATCAGGCAAGCTTGTGAAGATGCTATATATATAATTAGCCcccttttttaattatttttttaaacagTAGTATATATATGAACTCTGCAGGGGGAAGGCTTGAATAGGTATGGTGAGCTTTATGTGCATAAGCATCCTAAGCTCAAAACTATGGTGGTGGATGGAAGCAGTCTAGCAGTAGCTGTTGTGCTTAATAGCATTCCTAAAGGAACTACCGAAGTCCTCCTTAGGAGCACGCCGAATAAGGTTGCTTGTGCTATTGCCTTAGCCCTGTGCCAGAGGGGAATCCGGGTATTATATTAAGCCTTATATATTAGTCAGCTGccttaattgattttaatttaattaaccattTATGGAAGGGCCATATTTTAAGTAACTGCTACGATATAAGACACAAATCAAAATTACAGCCTtagaattgaatttattttaggTTGCAACTATCCTCAAGGAAGATTATGAGAAGTTAAAGGCATCATTTGGCAGCGAGCATAATCTAGTTCTTTCAAACAATTATTCTTTTAAGGTATGTAAAAACACATAATTTGGCTTAGTATAATTCCAATACCTATAGTAGCTTAAGTTAAAAAGAATTAAGAAGATAGGTTGAATGAATTTGTGCAGACGTGGCTAGTGGACGATGGATTGAATGAAGAGGAGCAAAAGAAAGCGATAAAAGGAACGGTTTTTATTCCCTTGTCCCAATTTCCaccaaaaaaaaagagaaaggacTGCTTTTACCATAGCACACCGGCAATGGTAGCTCCTAAATCTCTTGAAAATCTGGACTCCTGTGAGGTGAGTAAAGATTTTAATTGTATATGGCTGCTTTTCCATTTTATATGATAGACAAGTAATTGTGCGTATATGGTGTAAAAAAAATGTCAGAATTGGTTGCCTAGAAGGGTGATTAGTGCTTGGCGAGCTGCTGGAATAGTGCATGCCTTAGAAGGATGGAATGTGCATGAATGCGGTTGCTCCATGTTCAACGTTGACAAAATTTGGCAAGCAACTCTTCAACATGGCTTTAAACCTCTAACTATCCCTGTTGCTATGAAAAATTCTTAAGTATATTTGATATATGTAAAATAATTTCATTCTAATCATTGATTGTGATGGATTTTATATACCACCATAATCAATAATTTGAATGAATTTACTATTTATATCGTTTTCAACTAGTAATTTTTAGCTTGCTACCTAGTACTCTCATTAAATTCTAGCTAATTTATGAATTTGCTTCTACTATTCTGCTATATCTTGCGCAATATGCTTATATGATTAAATTACGGGACTATGctgatctatttaattaattactctTTCCCGATATttttcctttatatatatatatatatatatatatatatatatatatatatatatgttgtggATCTAGAAATTCtttctaaataaaaatataaaagctaaaataaaaatataaaatgtgaatgaaATTTACATAAGATCGctgaaattgaaacaaaaataaaaatattgaacagaCAAAGAgtagttttttaaaaaaataaagaaactaaactttattagtaaaattttaattttaaaaattttagggtAAACATTTTTTCTAAATACACTAAATTTATAGGTAAAATTTTAACtccaatatatatatgtatgcgtGCGTAGTGCGTCCAATGATACTATTTTTCtagaaaatagaataaaatttatggCATATTAATGGcaagtattattattatttttattattatatattctttTCAAATGGAAAAAAATTGCAACTCATCATATATAgctaatttttaagttattttgaTTAATTTGGTTAAATTATAagcatttcatatatatatatatattgctaaaTCTTACCTTGCTTTGCACGATAATCACACACACTTTTAAAGAATAAGCAAATCACAAGAACAATCACACAAAAAAAGACACACAATCTATGCAGTTCGGCAATGCGCCTAAGTCCATAGGCTCCCTTTTACTATGAAACAAATTGCACATATATGGTCTTAAAAAAATTATGTCAGAATTGGCTTCCCATAAAGGTGATGAGTGCATGGCGAGTAGTTGgaatagtctttttttttttgaagatagAAATTCAATTAAGAAAAATTATGTGGGCAGTTCACCCATTACAAACTGATACTGAATAAGCAAATCACAAGAACAATTACAGAAAAAAAAAGACACACAATCTATGTGGTTCGGCAATGCGCCTAAGTCCATAGGCTCTCTTTTACTATGAAACAAATTGCGCATATATGGTCTAAAAAAATTATGTCAGAATTGGCTTCCCATAAAGGTGATGAGTGCATGGCGAGTAGTtggaatagtttttttttttttttcgaatatAGAAATTCAATTAAGAAAAACTACGTGGGTAGTTCACCCATTACAAACTGATACTGAAGTACATAATCAAAAACAAAATTCCGAACATGTAATGCCTTTTGAGCCATATAGTAAGCTGCTTTGCCACAAGTGCGCTTAACAACTATAAAAATAACCTTGTCAAAGTATGGAACAAAGTGAAGGATATCCTATACCAGATTATTAATGTCAATAGGAATCCCACCTCCTTTAAGGGCATTGAACATAATCTTTGAATCTCCTACTATCTCAATGCTTCTTACTCCTCTTTGAAGAGCTAAATGGATTGCATCACAATAGGCCAAGCTCTCTAGGACTAGGGGATCTGAATGGAAGGGAAATAACTTACAAAGCCAATCAATAATGCTAGCTTTGCTATCCTGAACCACTACACCCACAGCACCTttgacatttctgttatcaaccgcaacatcaaaatttaatttcaaagagCCCAAGTATGGGGGGGACCAGTTTTACAGGTCTCACCTTGAGGTCTAATAATAGTAGGTAATAAGGAATCTTTTGCTAGATTAAATTCTTGTTGGAGTGAAACAGAAGCTTGAATCACATAAGAGTGTGTTTgttattgaccattaaaaagaagGGCATTTCTACATTTCCAAAGATTCCATATGCTATTGCCCCTAATCATTGTGGATCTAAGTTGGAGTGGGGAATGTAACCAAATAGCCACTGCACGCGGACAATCAAAGAACAAATGGTGAAGTGATTCTTTGGCATTGCAGAAGTGATATTCTGGAGGGACAATCGATAATCTTTTGTTAACAATGACACTACAAGGCAATTTCTCTTTTAGGAGATTCAAAAGAAAAATCGACACTTTCGAAGGTAAGGAGATTGCCCAAGTTTTCTTCCATATGGCATCTAGATTTTGCTGCGAGGATGGTCCAGGGCTAGCTATGTCATTAAATGAGGAGGCTCAGTGAATTGTCCGAGCAATGTAATAGCCCGATTGAACCGAGTACTGCCCTTTTCGATCAAAGTGCTAAATAATTTTATCAGCTTGTCTGAACAAGCCTACTGAAATAGAAAGGACATTTTGTACCTTTTATTCTTGAAAATTGCTATTTCTAGGTCCTAATTGTTAGAGTATGTGTTAATCGACTATGATGCCCATACAATATTGGGGTTATGATTTTCCTTCACTAGTTGGAATAGTACACACCTTAGAAGGATGGAATGTGCATGAGCATGACTACGCCATGTTCAACGTTGACAAAGTTTGGCAAACAACTCTTCAACATGGCTTTAATCCTTTAACTATCCTTGTTGCTACGAAAAAAATCTTCAGTATAACTATTTTATGGAAAATAATTTTGTTATAATTATTCGTGTTGAATTCTATATCCCAgcataattaataaattgaatgaatctatatatatatatatatatatatatatatatatatatatatatatatatatatatatcattttcaCCCAGTACTTTTAGCTTACTACACATTACCTCATTAAattctaactaatttatgaatCTACTACCATAATGTTGTATCTTGTGCAATATGCTTATATGATTAAATTAAGGGACTTTGTTGatctctttaattaattactcTATCTTGATATCTTTCTTTTATATACTTCTTGGgttcaaaaataaatattaaaaagaaactaaatgaaattttaatagaCATATAGGGATCTGATACAcctgtattatatagatgtttttaagtacatttgtacAACATTCCAtggcatttagataggtaatttcatgcataatctCTAAATTTATTAACATTTGTAAATTTCATTACTCTACACTGAATTCTATATTTTCTACATATTTCCAGGTGTTTTGAAGAAGTTTCAAAGCATAGGAGCAAAGAAGGAAGCTCAGAAAGACTCAAGGAAAGAAGATTGTTGCTGATACatagtacatgggtcgtgtaaataCACCAGAGACCAGTGTAACTTGCTGCCAGGAGAAAGCCAAAGAAACCAAAGAAGAATCAGAGTACACAGGCCATGTAACACTACCCATGTAACCTCCAGATATTCGTGTAAGCTTCTGCTTCTGCCTGACAAAGCTCGAAGAATTCCTGGAAGAACAAAAGCACATAAGCCatgtaattagacccgtgtaactAGCCGAGGCCCGTGTCAGCTTCTACCCTGGCACAAGATGCAACATTcaaagctccagtaagttacacggccctgggccatgtagtgacacatgggctgTGTATCAGCCGATAGCTAGTTTCCTGATTAGGATTCCAGCTTCAGTTTTTACAGAGAAAAGAGACTTCTAATGCTTTTGGGAATcttaaaacctaaccctagacattCAATATAAATAGAAGCCGCAGAAAACAGGGACGGAGGATCGAAAAATCTTCAGATACACATTTTCATACATTTTCGTCATTCTCTCCAAGCCGTCTTGAAGAATAGTTCACTACCATCAAAGAGGAGTCCTCAGCCGAAGTTCCATAAGTTCAAAGCTGCAGATTTCCTTCGGTTCTTTTGTTCTGTTTCTTTAAGTTatgtttatgttcttttatttcatttttattatgtttgctaaactcactatgagtgagtattttctttattctagaattaggagagtaacgcttttaatcattattatggataaatattgagttttatttattggaactgagatttgttctttgattcaatttcttgtattcttaatgcatgctttgtgttggtacccactagTTATGATCTAAGATATTAAtcaaagaactgaaaggtgaagattagtattggaaaatcaagattttgaacctggGAAATCTGACCTAaggataggctgatgacctttgtggagttccataattaatcatagatcttaaagggtttttattgggactaatcaccaacgaaagtagggtttagctctaatcgaaacacaccttaggtgccttgagagaggacctaagatgtcttaagattaatttccatcaaagcaacaatcctcaatccaatgaatagcaagattaaatccataataaggttaaagtgtgaaatcttaattctagaattgtttCAAATAGATTGTTTCACTTTTAGTTCATTACTCTTCTAGTTTTTTGCATTCAAAATAGATCAGATTCTTCCCTATTTTATtcaatagcctagacagtcaaaattgctATGTAGTTTGGTACTTCCTAATTAAATTTCTCGtgggatgatactctactcactactttattacttgttagcgattcgtgcacttgcaaggttgaaaaaccagcaaacaagtttttagtGTCGTTACCGaggaattttaatttttgtaatattaagcgataggcaatttagctaatTTAGGTATTtgcatttattatttaattttacttaatttgttttatttcttttattttttctcaggtatttagtTTGGTGCATGATCAGAACAAAACTAGAAGAAGAAGTTTTGGACTTGGATCCCGAAATAGATAGGACCCTAAGAACCATCAGAAGAGAAAGGAAACACCAAGAACAAAATCAGGGAAATCTAGAAACTCCTGTCATGGCTGATAACAACAATAGACTAAGAATCCTGAGGGACTACGGAGCTCCATCTATACAAAGATTTCAGCCCAGTGTTATGAGACCTACAATGgaggccaacaactttgaattaaaaccggcttagctccaaatgattcaacagacCCAGTTTGGAGATTCACCTACTGAAGATCCACACTACCAACTccaatgctttcttgccctatgtgacacattcaagatgaatggagtctctaATCAAACTATAAGActtagagcattcccattctcctttcgagatagagcaaggaagttGTTACTTTCACAATcagctggaacattcactacttaggaagacctctcacaagcttttctggcaaggtatttcccacctgtaaagactgcaaagttgagggttgaactcaacacatttaggcaaaaggaaggtgaatcactctatgacgcatgggagagatataaagACCTACAGAGGGAATGTTTACACCACGACATAGAGGATTAGCTCCTAgttcaaaatttctataatgggctactgtcctctacaaggagcatagtAGATTTAGCTacagaaggtgacctaatggagaaaatagtagCACAAGAACTTGAACTTCTAAAGAGGGTCGCTTATCACAActacgagtggtcaaatgaaaggggaAACACAAGAAGAACAATAGGGACCCTaaaagtggatgccctaagcatgataaatgctcagtttGACCAGCTCACAAAAAAGCTTGatagaatgcaagccaatgcCATAGGGATGAACAATCAACACTGCGACAACTACAGAGGACGGTGTATGACTTCAAAATGCAACAATTACAATGAACCCTCTATGGAACAActaaactatgtgaataatggaggaaacttcaactagAGGCAGCTCAACAATCCATACTCAAATACCTATAACCCTGGATGGAGAAACCGCCCTAACTTCTCATGGTCCAACCCGCAGAATGAGCCCATGAACAAACAGCAAGGGTACAGACCATCAGCACCCCCAGGATTTCATAATAGAGgacaaaactttgcacagccaccactacctcctcaacctcaatagcctgaaccaaagttgactatggaatccatgatggagggCTTTCTAGCAGCCCAACAATagcaaaatgaaatgataaagcaATTAGCTTCTAGAATGGACCAACTAGCCACCCAAAACAAGATGTTTGAAAACCAAATTGTTCAGCAGGCAAGTTCTTCAAGCAAGGCTGCTGGTAAATTGCTCAGTCAAATAGAAATGAACCCCAAAGAGCACTATAAGGCAGTTACCTTGAGAAGTGGCAAAACATTAAAAAAACAACTATCAGAGGGAAAATCAACTGAACAAATCCCTGATGAACCTGAAAACCAAACAgaggagaaagaagaagaagctaAAAAGGAGCAGGAGGAGGAAATCAAGAAGAAGAAAAAGCTACCAGAGCCATATCAGCCCCCTCTACCTTTCCCTCGGAGATTCCAAAAGGCTAAACTGGATaagcagtttggaaagtttttagaagttttgaagaaactCGATATCAACATTCCCTTTATAGAAGCActgtctcagatgccatcctacacCAAGTTCCTTAAAGAAATTCTTTCAAAAAAAAGAAAGCTGAAAGACTATGAGACTGTTGCTCTTACATAGGAATGCAGCACCATACTGCAAAACAATCTACCACCAAAGctgaaggatccaggaagcttaTCCACACCTTGTCTTATTAGCAATATGACTATAGACAAGGAACTCTGTGACCTAGGTGCAAGTGTAAGTCTGATGCCTCTGTCAATATGTAAAAAACTGGACGTAGGAGAGCTCAAACCTATAACAATTTCACTGCAACTGGCTGATTGGTCTGTAAAGTATCCTATGGGCATCCTAAAGAATATCCCTATTAAGGTGGGAAAGTTCTTCATCCCAGTTGATTTTGTTGTTTTGAAAATAATGGAAGAtgtccaaattcctatcatcaagggaagacctttcttggcaaATGCCGGAGCTATCATAAATGTTAAGAATGGGCGGttaactctcaaggtaggagatgaagaagtggaattcaacctgTTCAGAACAATGAAGCACAaaattgaacctgatgaatgtttAAAGGTTGATATAGTTGACAAGATAGCTGAAGAGGAATTTTATAaagcacatcctaaagatcctcttgaagcatgaaTAGTGCACAA includes:
- the LOC110641046 gene encoding very-long-chain aldehyde decarbonylase CER1-like, with translation MASMPGILTDWPWKPLGSFKHVILAPWVIQNLYSYVVRGENDLSSFLIFPFLLWRMIHNQLWISLSRYRTAKGSNRIVDKGIEFHQVDRERNWDDQILFSGILFYILSMVIPKATHLPMWRSDGVILTMLLHAGPVEFLYYWLHRLLHHHYLYSRYHSHHHSSIVTEPITSVIHPFAEHISYFMLFSIPMLTTLFIGTASAASIYGYITFIDFMNNMGHCNFELIPNWLFSIFPPLKYLMYTPSFHSLHHTQFRTNYSLFMPIYDYIYDTVDKSSNTLYERSLKRKEEFPDVVHLTHITSPQSIYHLRLGFPYLASSPETSKWYLCLMWPVTLGTMMLTWIYGRTFVVERLRFDKLTLQTWVIPKYNIQYFRRYQNQSINHMIEVAILEAEQKGVKVLSLGLLNQGEGLNRYGELYVHKHPKLKTMVVDGSSLAVAVVLNSIPKGTTEVLLRSTPNKVACAIALALCQRGIRVATILKEDYEKLKASFGSEHNLVLSNNYSFKTWLVDDGLNEEEQKKAIKGTVFIPLSQFPPKKKRKDCFYHSTPAMVAPKSLENLDSCENWLPRRVISAWRAAGIVHALEGWNVHECGCSMFNVDKIWQATLQHGFKPLTIPVAMKNS
- the LOC110641048 gene encoding uncharacterized protein LOC110641048 codes for the protein MTIDKELCDLGASVSLMPLSICKKLDVGELKPITISLQLADWSVKYPMGILKNIPIKVGKFFIPVDFVVLKIMEDVQIPIIKGRPFLANAGAIINVKNGRLTLKVGDEEVEFNLFRTMKHKIEPDECLKVDIVDKIAEEEFYKAHPKDPLEA